Proteins encoded together in one Microcaecilia unicolor chromosome 3, aMicUni1.1, whole genome shotgun sequence window:
- the LOC115464601 gene encoding putative nuclease HARBI1, with translation MSDRKIVDDYRLSRTAIYELYHEIRDDIDPTTARSHAVPGLVQLLIVLQFFATGTFQQVLGGVLHALKTCDHKHISFPTGEEEQRRIKRDFHKIARMPNVLGAIDCTHVAFTPPVDQEMQFRNRKMGYSLNVQAVCDANLRILDVVSRYPGSYHNSYILFNSALGKKFAEGQFRKGWLLGDAGYGSKTWLLTPLATPRSEAEKRYNESHISTRCTIERTFGVLKSRFRCLHISGGSLQYSPDKVADIVTVCCMLHNNALKHHLAIEIVVPPEVNITPLDRGSDVTRGNAVSCQLIQEYFSRGPEPV, from the exons ATGTCTGACAGGAAAATTGTAGATGACTACCGCTTATCCAGAACTGCTATATATGAGCTGTACCATGAAATACGAGATGATATTGACCCAACCACTGCAAGATCTCATGCAGTACCTGGCCTGGTACAGCTGCTGATTGTTCTGCAGTTCTTTGCCACAGGGACATTCCagcaggttttggggggg GTtctgcacgcactaaaaacatgtGATCACAAGCACATTTCATTTCCTACAGGGGAAGAGGAGCAGAGGAGGATAAAGCGGGACTTCCACAAGATTGCTCGCATGCCCAATGTCCTGGGGgctattgactgcacacatgttgccttCACCCCGCCTGTAGATCAAGAAATGCAGTTCCGTAACCGCAAAATGGGGTACTCGCTGAATGTGCAAGCGGTGTGCGATGCAAACCTTAGGATCCTGGATGTTGTGTCACGTTATCCAGGGAGCTACCATAACTCTTACATCTTGTTTAACAGTGCGCTGGGAAAGAAGTTTGCAGAAGGGCAATTTCGGAAAGGGTGGCTTCTTG GGGATGCCGGATATGGATCTAAAACATGGCTACTGACCCCGCTCGCAACGCCCCGGTCGGAGGCAGAGAAGCGCTACAATGAGTCACACATCTCGACTAGATGTACTATTGAACGTACTTTTGGGGTGCTAAAGAGCAGGTTTCGCTGCTTGCACATTTCTGGTGGATCCCTGCAATATTCCCCTGACAAGGTGGCGGATATAGTGACTGTATGCTGCATGCTTCATAACAACGCACTGAAGCATCACCTTGCGATCGAGATTGTAGTCCCTCCAGAAGTCAACATAACCCCCTTGGACAGAGGATCGGATGTAACCAGGGGAAATGCAGTGAGCTGCCAGCTGATCCAGGAGTACTTTTCCAGAGGCCCTGAGCCTGTGTAG